tgaataaaactcctgctgaaaaaaacaatagacaccattagaacatttttaatggttttactggttacAATGGGACTTGTATTGGTTTTACTGGAAACTATAATGGACCTGTTGGTCTCTACTGGTAATCGATTGCCTTCTattggtggcttgttaaaaccaataaatcctaatggaatatgtcccaaaacacacaacagaaaaaaaaaattttaatggttaaaatttGATAGTTTGTAATGGTTGTGGAAACCATAAAAATTTTCTGTGATACTTGTATAGGTTTTTTTCCAGTAGGGATATAAGCCTATATcactgtgtcacatgacaagcattaGCACCCCCTCCCACAAGTGCCCCGTCAAAAGTAATGATGATATAATGTTGAGTGTATGATATCCCTGACAATCAaattatttgtcaaataaatgaaacatgatGACACATTCATTTTAGTTGAAATTGTTATAGATAACTTCTAGAGATTGCAGTGATACATGACATGGTGAAAACTTAATAAGATGCATTTTAAAATTGTGACCCACTTAAAGCACACCTAACTTGTTACCCTGCACCAGTTTCTCTGGTCTAGGAACGCCCCTGTCAGTGACAGCTCTACTTACTTTCGTCCTCCCATTGATCCTGTAGTCGCCCAGTTTTCCGTTACAGTATCGGATCAGCTCGTCCATGCGGCTCATGAGAAACGCTATCCTCTCGCAGCCGGGCTCCTTCCCCTCCACCCAGGTGATCTTATCCCCTCGAATGTCCTTAGACGAGTCGCTCCTCTGACTGACCAGCTGGCCGTCCGTGAAGCCGCCGGTCAGGTAAAGCGCCTGCACGTCCTCCAGAATAGTGCGACCGATATCCTCACCGAGGAAGTTGTCGATCACACAGATGCCGTGCTTGTTCATGCAGGGCACGATATAGTCCGTGGCCAGCTTCTGAGGAGGTGACCGCGTCTGTCCGTTGGGTTTCAAACTGTCTGGGGTCGGTTTGGTGTCAGAGCCCGTGGCGGACTTGATAAAATCTGTCATTCTTTCGCCGGGAGACGCAGCGGTAGAGTTAACGTTACTCTGAGAAGTGTTGTACTGTAAAGCGCTGCGCTCTTCAGCCGGCGGCTGTGGCAACTGCTGCTTATCGGCCTCTTTGCACACCCGCTTGTGCTTCTTCCAGTCCTGTCTCTGGTGCTCTTTGCTGCAGTAGAACGAGCTGCGGCACCGTCCACACTTCATCAGGTTCTCCATTTTCCCGCACAGCTCGCAGTACTGGCGCTCCCGCTCCAGACGCTCGCTTTCCCTGGAGTTTCCCTCCATGCCTCAGCGCTCTATTACTGTATCAGCCTGTAACTTCACTACAAGTATCCACAAGCGAAATTGACAGAAACGCTGCCCCTGTGCCTCCGCTGCCGTTTTCATTCCAGTTTACGGAGGGCAATGTGATGCTCTCACATTCCCGCGACATCTATGTTTTGACACTTGTGAAGTCTCAGCGCATGGCGCCGGCCGTTCCTTTTCTTCAGCGCTCATCGCACGTCAACCATCTGCGCATGCGCACTAGAGGCGGACTAGACAGCGGGCATGATTCATTTCACATGTGCTTCTTACAACTTTATGTGGGAGGAGTTAAAATggatataaataacaataaaaagatCGCCCAAAAAAACCGTAATGGGCAGAAATATTGCCTCTACGTattagagaaacacacacacaaatgaataaaCTTCTTACATAGTAGAAAGGTCAAAAggtaaataaacacaaatgtagGCTACTATCAACACTCAACATAATACACTCAAGATTGTATTATGGGCAGAATTAGTTGCAGAGTAGTAAGAcaagaaaacacaaataaataagaaaacaagCGAGCAAATagcatatatttattcattatgaatatataaatacatttttaaagagtaTACAGAATAAgtctactttttatttaataacaaaaatgaaagattaatgaAAAGTAACTTAAGtttcatgtaaaaataattagaaaaaaaagcataacacaacataatacaaaaagaaaactaTAACTAACTACTATTTACACTTTTCAGTCTTTATGAAGCTGTTGTGTATTGGCTAGATTGGATCCTTCAAAGCTCTctacaaatatttctataaatgttATATCACTCTGTGTTTCTTTACTCTTTGATGTCATATCACAAAGCAAAGTCCAAATGAAATCTTG
The genomic region above belongs to Carassius gibelio isolate Cgi1373 ecotype wild population from Czech Republic chromosome A11, carGib1.2-hapl.c, whole genome shotgun sequence and contains:
- the LOC128022197 gene encoding egl nine homolog 1, yielding MEGNSRESERLERERQYCELCGKMENLMKCGRCRSSFYCSKEHQRQDWKKHKRVCKEADKQQLPQPPAEERSALQYNTSQSNVNSTAASPGERMTDFIKSATGSDTKPTPDSLKPNGQTRSPPQKLATDYIVPCMNKHGICVIDNFLGEDIGRTILEDVQALYLTGGFTDGQLVSQRSDSSKDIRGDKITWVEGKEPGCERIAFLMSRMDELIRYCNGKLGDYRINGRTKAMVACYPGDGTGYVRHVDNPNGDGRCVTCIYYLNKNWDAKKHGGLLRIFPEGTAQFADIEPKFDRLLLFWSDRRNPHEVQPAHATRYAITVWYFDADERARAKEKYLTGAGERGVKMELNKPSEPS